The following are from one region of the Gryllotalpicola protaetiae genome:
- a CDS encoding error-prone DNA polymerase — translation MGFNNPAMPWSEFERTLSGRARPDQPDELVERPGSRRREPIEAQPLELDDGPFVPYAELHAHSHYSFLDGASSPAALLQEAARLRLSALAITDHDGLYGAVQLAEAAAAYRRDRIEVKTVFGAELSLGLSAPQNGAPDPEGTHLLVLARGQAGYHALAGAITEAQLADGAEKGRPIYELPALAGAADGQWAVLTGCRKGAVRQALASADGGTDAAAWELDRLVDLFGPGNVVVELFDHGDPLASSYNDALYELAEKRGLLVVATGNVHYATPDGRPLATAVAAVRARRSLDELDGWLPAAGNAHLRSGAEMHRLFGRYPGAIEATVELASDLAFELNSVKPGLPEQEIPEGYTQMSYLRELVAAGIAERYPEGRRPVPLAEIEQRLEDELAVIQKKDFPGYFLIVHDLVREARTRGILCQGRGSAANSAVCYVLGITAIDAIRYRLPFQRFLSHLRDEEPDIDVDFDSRRREEIIQYAFEKYGRRNAAQVATVISYRPKATVRDMAKALGFSPGQQDAWGRRIEDWGGGVSADADGIPDTVLGLARQLSKAPRHLGIHSGGMVLTKRPVGEICPIEHARMKDRTVLQWDKGDVEWMGLVKFDMLGLGMLEALQYIFEIVRDGVGEEWGLASLPKEEPAVYDMLCRADAVGVFQVESRAQLATLPRLQPRRFYDLVVEVALIRPGPIQGGAVHPYLRRRERLRGGDGDPVSYPHPLLESVLKRTLGVPLFQEQIMQMAMAVGGCSPEDADLLRRAMGSKRGVEKIESLKKKLFAGMAENGLTGQGAEAIYEQIHAFADFGFAESHSLSFALLVYASSWLKLHYPAAFLAGLLRAQPMGFYSAETLVRDARRHGVEVRGVDILRSDAHASLEPLDEKGPWGEASAPRPGITGMDECLGWHETGGNPEDVEESEPFDPAAPDESAAHRRDGRFAVRLGLAGVRSIGEKVAERIVAARRESGPYLDLHDLARRAALSEPQLTALAAAGAFQSMGIGRREALWQAGPAGRERADYLPHTAVVVQPPLLPAPSEADRLAYDIWAMGLSPDDHPMRYRRAVLRAGGVLSAAELGSAESGSRVFVGGVVTHRQRPTTASGITFLNLEDETGMVNVIVSTGVWKRHRRVAREAQGMVVRGILERSPEGVVNIAADRLQLLQLPVEMKSRDFQ, via the coding sequence ATGGGCTTCAATAACCCGGCGATGCCGTGGTCCGAGTTCGAGCGGACTCTTTCCGGGCGCGCGAGGCCCGATCAGCCGGACGAGCTGGTCGAACGGCCGGGCTCGCGGAGGCGCGAGCCGATCGAGGCGCAGCCCCTCGAACTCGACGACGGGCCGTTCGTGCCCTACGCCGAGTTGCACGCGCACTCGCACTACAGCTTCCTCGACGGCGCGAGCTCACCGGCGGCACTCCTGCAGGAGGCGGCGAGGCTCCGGCTCTCCGCCCTCGCCATCACCGATCACGACGGGCTCTACGGCGCGGTGCAGCTGGCGGAGGCGGCAGCCGCCTACCGAAGAGACCGCATCGAGGTGAAGACCGTGTTCGGCGCCGAGCTGTCCCTCGGGCTCTCTGCCCCGCAGAACGGCGCGCCCGACCCGGAAGGGACGCATCTGCTCGTCCTCGCGCGCGGCCAGGCCGGCTACCACGCACTCGCCGGGGCCATCACCGAGGCTCAGCTCGCCGATGGCGCGGAGAAGGGTCGCCCCATCTACGAGCTCCCCGCGCTCGCCGGGGCGGCCGACGGCCAGTGGGCGGTCCTGACCGGGTGTCGGAAGGGAGCCGTCCGGCAGGCGCTGGCCTCTGCCGACGGAGGCACGGATGCCGCCGCCTGGGAGCTCGACCGGCTCGTCGACCTGTTCGGCCCCGGCAACGTCGTAGTGGAGCTGTTCGACCACGGCGACCCGCTCGCGAGCTCGTACAACGACGCACTGTACGAGCTCGCCGAGAAGCGCGGGCTGCTGGTCGTCGCGACGGGGAATGTCCACTACGCGACCCCCGACGGTCGGCCGCTCGCCACCGCCGTCGCGGCCGTGCGCGCGCGACGGAGCCTCGACGAGCTCGACGGCTGGCTTCCGGCCGCGGGGAACGCCCATCTGCGCAGCGGGGCCGAGATGCACCGGCTGTTCGGGCGGTACCCCGGTGCGATCGAGGCAACCGTGGAACTGGCATCCGATCTCGCCTTCGAACTGAACAGCGTCAAGCCAGGGCTGCCCGAACAGGAGATCCCGGAGGGCTACACGCAGATGAGCTACCTGCGCGAACTGGTCGCCGCAGGCATCGCAGAGCGCTATCCGGAGGGGCGGCGGCCCGTGCCCCTGGCAGAGATCGAGCAGCGCCTCGAAGACGAGCTCGCGGTCATCCAGAAGAAGGACTTCCCCGGTTACTTCCTGATCGTGCACGACCTTGTGCGAGAAGCGCGCACGCGCGGCATCCTCTGCCAAGGTCGCGGCTCGGCCGCCAACTCGGCTGTCTGCTACGTACTCGGCATCACGGCGATCGATGCGATCCGTTACCGGCTGCCGTTCCAGCGCTTCCTGTCCCATCTGCGCGACGAGGAGCCCGACATCGACGTCGACTTCGACTCCCGGCGGCGGGAGGAGATCATCCAGTACGCCTTCGAGAAGTACGGGCGGCGGAATGCCGCGCAGGTCGCCACTGTGATCAGCTATCGGCCGAAGGCGACCGTGCGCGACATGGCCAAGGCGCTCGGGTTCTCTCCCGGCCAGCAGGATGCCTGGGGCAGACGCATCGAGGACTGGGGAGGCGGCGTCTCGGCCGACGCCGACGGCATCCCCGACACCGTCCTCGGGCTCGCGCGTCAGCTCAGCAAGGCGCCGCGCCACCTCGGCATCCACTCCGGCGGCATGGTGCTGACCAAGCGGCCCGTCGGCGAGATCTGCCCCATCGAGCACGCACGCATGAAGGACCGCACCGTGCTGCAATGGGACAAGGGCGACGTCGAGTGGATGGGGCTCGTCAAGTTCGACATGCTCGGCCTGGGGATGCTCGAGGCGCTGCAGTACATCTTCGAGATCGTCCGCGACGGCGTCGGCGAGGAGTGGGGTCTCGCGAGCCTGCCGAAGGAAGAGCCGGCCGTCTACGACATGCTGTGCCGGGCGGACGCGGTCGGCGTCTTCCAGGTCGAGTCGCGCGCGCAGCTCGCCACGCTCCCCCGTTTGCAGCCCCGCCGGTTCTATGACCTCGTCGTCGAGGTCGCGCTGATCCGACCGGGGCCGATCCAGGGCGGTGCGGTGCACCCCTATCTGCGGCGCCGGGAGCGGCTGCGAGGTGGCGACGGCGACCCGGTGAGCTACCCGCACCCGCTGCTCGAATCCGTGCTGAAGCGCACCCTCGGCGTCCCGCTCTTCCAGGAGCAGATCATGCAGATGGCGATGGCGGTCGGCGGCTGCTCCCCCGAGGACGCCGACCTGCTGCGCCGGGCGATGGGCTCCAAGCGCGGGGTCGAGAAGATCGAGTCGCTCAAGAAGAAGCTCTTCGCCGGCATGGCGGAGAACGGCTTGACGGGGCAGGGCGCCGAGGCCATCTATGAGCAGATCCACGCCTTCGCCGACTTCGGCTTCGCCGAGAGCCACTCGCTCAGCTTCGCGCTGCTCGTCTACGCGAGCTCCTGGCTCAAGCTGCACTACCCCGCCGCCTTCCTGGCCGGGCTGCTGCGGGCGCAGCCGATGGGCTTCTACTCCGCGGAGACCCTCGTGCGGGATGCGCGGCGTCACGGCGTCGAGGTCCGCGGCGTCGACATCCTCCGCTCCGATGCGCACGCGAGCCTCGAGCCGCTCGATGAGAAGGGGCCGTGGGGCGAGGCATCCGCACCCCGTCCTGGAATCACGGGGATGGACGAGTGCCTGGGCTGGCACGAGACCGGGGGAAATCCGGAAGACGTCGAAGAGAGCGAGCCGTTCGACCCGGCTGCTCCCGACGAGAGCGCCGCCCACCGCCGTGACGGCCGCTTCGCCGTGCGGCTCGGGCTCGCCGGGGTGAGGTCCATCGGCGAGAAGGTGGCTGAGCGCATCGTCGCTGCACGGAGGGAGAGCGGGCCCTATCTCGACCTGCACGATCTCGCGCGGCGCGCGGCGCTCAGCGAGCCGCAGCTCACCGCCCTCGCTGCGGCCGGCGCCTTCCAGTCGATGGGGATCGGGCGGCGTGAAGCGCTCTGGCAGGCGGGTCCCGCCGGGCGGGAGCGCGCCGACTATCTGCCCCACACCGCGGTCGTCGTCCAGCCGCCGCTATTGCCGGCGCCGAGCGAGGCGGATCGGCTCGCCTACGACATCTGGGCCATGGGCCTGTCCCCCGACGATCATCCGATGCGGTATCGGCGCGCGGTGCTGCGGGCGGGCGGGGTGCTGAGCGCCGCCGAGCTGGGGAGCGCGGAATCCGGGAGCCGGGTGTTCGTCGGCGGGGTCGTCACACACCGGCAGCGACCGACGACGGCCTCCGGCATCACCTTCCTCAACCTCGAGGACGAGACCGGCATGGTCAACGTCATCGTCTCCACCGGGGTCTGGAAGAGGCACCGGCGCGTCGCGCGGGAAGCGCAGGGAATGGTCGTGCGCGGCATCTTGGAGCGCAGCCCCGAGGGGGTCGTGAACATCGCCGCCGACCGGCTTCAGCTGCTCCAGCTGCCCGTCGAGATGAAGTCCCGGGATTTCCAGTGA
- a CDS encoding DNA polymerase Y family protein, whose product MSAAAEQGALTRSIVLWCPDWPIRAALLKYPSIAVGNAIALIEKGLVFACSAEARTAGVRRGLRVREAQARCPELVVLPYDPQADARFFEPILAAVEQTVPGVQPIRPGMCALRSRGPARYYGGEAEAAEVLLGVLAEHGVPDARVGVADGPFAAEQAARHPSAGDASEPSVLIVAEGGSPAFLAALPVDVMGDDGFTALCRRLGLPTLGALAGMAADELVERFGFTGARVHTLVTGRDAQVVVPRSPQRALERRLVFDEGLDRVDQLAFAARQTADDVIAGLTAAKLVATAVTVTIQTEDGAESSRTWLHPRWFTAADLVDRLRWQLQGVGPGTGALTAPVVQLVFAPESVDAAHHHEQGLWGDAPDERVHHALSRVQSMLGHDAVVTAALGGGRLLDDRQVLVPWGDRSPAGTAERAGQPWPGALPDPLPATVFLPRVQVELLTDSGEPVVVSDRGLVEGEPALFAAAPGARPIGSHGEALRVARPIGGWAGPWTVDERWWDAATARRVHRFSVVDADGTAWLLLFDGESWLAEARYD is encoded by the coding sequence GTGAGTGCCGCAGCGGAGCAGGGCGCGCTCACGCGCTCGATCGTGCTGTGGTGCCCCGACTGGCCGATCAGGGCGGCGCTGCTCAAATATCCATCGATCGCGGTCGGCAATGCGATCGCGCTGATCGAGAAGGGGCTCGTGTTCGCCTGCTCGGCCGAGGCTCGCACCGCAGGGGTGCGGCGGGGGCTGCGTGTGCGCGAGGCGCAGGCGAGATGCCCTGAGCTCGTGGTGCTGCCCTACGACCCGCAGGCCGACGCGCGGTTCTTCGAGCCGATCCTCGCCGCCGTCGAGCAGACCGTGCCCGGGGTGCAGCCGATCAGGCCCGGCATGTGCGCGCTGCGCTCGCGCGGGCCGGCGAGGTACTACGGCGGCGAGGCCGAGGCGGCCGAGGTGCTGCTCGGGGTGCTGGCAGAGCACGGCGTGCCCGACGCGCGCGTCGGGGTCGCCGACGGTCCCTTCGCAGCGGAGCAGGCGGCCAGGCATCCGTCTGCCGGCGACGCTTCTGAGCCATCTGTCCTGATCGTCGCCGAGGGCGGCTCCCCCGCGTTCCTCGCCGCGCTGCCCGTCGACGTCATGGGCGACGACGGGTTCACGGCGCTGTGCCGCCGGCTCGGGCTGCCGACGCTCGGGGCGCTCGCGGGCATGGCAGCCGACGAGCTCGTCGAGCGCTTCGGCTTCACCGGCGCGCGCGTGCACACGCTCGTGACCGGGCGCGACGCGCAGGTCGTCGTGCCGCGGTCGCCGCAGCGGGCGCTCGAGCGCCGGCTCGTCTTCGACGAGGGGCTCGACCGCGTCGACCAGCTCGCCTTCGCCGCCCGGCAGACCGCCGACGACGTCATCGCGGGGCTCACCGCGGCGAAGCTCGTGGCGACCGCCGTGACGGTGACGATCCAGACGGAGGACGGGGCGGAGAGCTCGCGCACCTGGCTGCATCCGCGGTGGTTCACTGCGGCTGACCTCGTCGACCGGCTGCGCTGGCAGCTGCAGGGCGTCGGGCCGGGAACGGGTGCGCTCACGGCACCTGTCGTGCAGCTCGTGTTCGCGCCCGAGAGCGTCGATGCGGCACACCACCATGAGCAGGGGCTGTGGGGCGACGCCCCCGACGAACGCGTGCACCATGCGCTCTCCCGGGTGCAGAGCATGCTCGGGCACGACGCCGTCGTGACCGCCGCGCTCGGCGGCGGCCGGCTGCTCGACGACCGGCAGGTGCTCGTGCCGTGGGGCGACCGCTCCCCCGCCGGAACAGCGGAGCGGGCCGGGCAGCCCTGGCCGGGCGCGCTGCCCGACCCCCTGCCGGCGACGGTGTTCCTGCCGCGCGTGCAGGTCGAGCTGCTGACGGATTCCGGTGAGCCGGTCGTCGTCTCAGACCGCGGCCTCGTCGAAGGCGAGCCCGCGCTGTTCGCGGCGGCGCCCGGTGCGCGACCCATCGGCTCGCACGGCGAGGCGCTGCGAGTCGCCCGCCCGATCGGCGGCTGGGCCGGCCCGTGGACCGTCGACGAGCGCTGGTGGGATGCGGCGACCGCGCGCCGTGTGCACCGCTTCAGCGTTGTCGACGCCGACGGCACCGCCTGGCTGCTGCTGTTCGACGGGGAGTCCTGGCTCGCCGAGGCGCGCTATGACTAG
- a CDS encoding DEAD/DEAH box helicase, with protein MTDSPLVGIPSPGEPAHTPGTFAAEHLSPAFPARAPWGTVSRLRAWQQEALDEYFRTEPRDFLASATPGAGKTTFALRLASELLGRRTIDRIVVVAPTDHLKRQWAEAAARVGIHLDAEFKNAHRRFARHYRGIAVTYAQVAAKASLHKDIVEDGRTLVILDEVHHGGDALSWGDAVREAFERATRRLSLTGTPFRSDTSPIPFVTYLPDAKGIRTSLTDYNYGYGRALADGVVRPVLFMVYAGHMRWRTRAGEEMEARLGEGNTKDVTSQAWRTALDPEGDWIPAVFSAATRRLDEVRQQIPDAGGLVIATDKEQARAYAAILDVMTGEKTTVVLSDEKEASDRISAFAASDSKWMVAVRMVSEGVDVPRLAVGVYATNSSTPLFFAQAIGRFVRARRRGETASVFLPDVEPLIALAGALELERDHALDRDVSSEEGDLYNPEDAMMQAAEKDDKASDSLEGEFSYQALGSHAAFDRVLFDGQDYGGYAEPETEEELDFIGIPGLLEPEQVHELLMTRQARQSRRAASRPEPVPDVEPSPAKPLPLYRTLKEQRSLLNSLVGLYAKSKDQPHGLVHAELRRSCGGPAVAKASMTQLEARIQLLRKRLGHT; from the coding sequence ATGACTGATTCGCCCCTCGTCGGTATTCCGAGCCCCGGCGAACCCGCGCACACCCCTGGCACCTTCGCGGCCGAGCACCTGTCGCCCGCGTTCCCGGCCCGCGCCCCCTGGGGCACCGTCAGCCGCCTGCGCGCCTGGCAGCAGGAAGCGCTCGATGAGTACTTCCGCACCGAGCCGCGCGACTTCCTCGCCTCGGCGACGCCCGGCGCCGGCAAGACGACCTTCGCGCTGCGCCTCGCCTCAGAGCTGCTCGGCCGGCGCACCATCGATCGCATCGTCGTGGTCGCCCCGACCGACCACCTGAAGCGGCAGTGGGCAGAGGCGGCGGCACGCGTCGGCATCCACCTCGACGCCGAGTTCAAGAACGCCCACCGCCGCTTCGCGCGCCATTACCGCGGCATCGCGGTCACCTACGCGCAGGTCGCCGCGAAGGCGTCGCTGCACAAGGACATCGTCGAAGACGGGCGCACGCTCGTGATCCTCGACGAGGTGCACCACGGCGGCGACGCCCTGTCGTGGGGCGACGCCGTGCGTGAGGCGTTCGAACGGGCGACCCGGCGGCTGTCGCTGACCGGAACGCCGTTCCGGTCGGACACCTCGCCGATCCCGTTCGTGACCTATCTGCCCGACGCCAAGGGCATCCGCACCTCGCTGACCGACTACAACTACGGCTACGGGCGCGCGCTTGCCGACGGCGTCGTGCGCCCCGTGCTGTTCATGGTCTACGCGGGGCACATGCGCTGGCGCACCCGCGCCGGGGAAGAGATGGAGGCGCGGCTCGGCGAGGGCAACACGAAGGACGTCACCTCGCAGGCGTGGCGTACCGCGCTCGACCCGGAGGGGGACTGGATTCCCGCGGTGTTCTCGGCCGCGACCCGGCGCCTCGACGAGGTGCGGCAGCAGATCCCGGATGCCGGGGGGCTCGTCATCGCGACCGACAAGGAGCAGGCGCGGGCGTATGCCGCGATCCTCGACGTCATGACGGGCGAGAAGACCACCGTCGTGCTCTCGGACGAGAAAGAGGCCTCCGACAGGATCAGCGCCTTCGCGGCATCCGATTCGAAATGGATGGTCGCCGTGCGCATGGTGTCGGAGGGCGTCGACGTGCCACGCCTCGCGGTCGGCGTGTACGCGACCAACTCGTCGACGCCGCTGTTCTTCGCACAGGCCATCGGCCGTTTCGTGCGCGCCCGGCGCCGCGGCGAGACCGCATCGGTGTTCCTGCCCGACGTCGAGCCGCTGATCGCGCTGGCCGGCGCGCTCGAGCTGGAGCGCGACCATGCGCTCGACCGGGATGTGTCTTCCGAAGAGGGCGACCTCTACAACCCCGAAGACGCCATGATGCAGGCCGCCGAGAAGGACGACAAGGCGTCGGATTCCTTGGAGGGCGAGTTCTCGTACCAGGCGCTCGGATCGCACGCCGCGTTCGACCGCGTGCTGTTCGACGGGCAGGACTACGGCGGCTACGCCGAGCCGGAGACCGAGGAGGAGCTGGACTTCATCGGCATCCCGGGCCTCTTGGAGCCCGAGCAGGTGCACGAGCTGCTGATGACCCGGCAGGCGAGGCAGTCGCGGCGCGCCGCGTCGCGTCCGGAGCCTGTGCCCGACGTCGAGCCATCGCCGGCCAAACCGCTGCCGCTCTACCGCACCCTGAAGGAGCAGCGCTCGCTGCTCAACTCGCTCGTCGGGCTGTATGCGAAGTCGAAGGACCAGCCGCACGGCCTCGTGCACGCAGAGCTGCGCCGCAGCTGCGGTGGCCCCGCCGTCGCGAAGGCGTCGATGACGCAGCTCGAGGCGCGCATCCAGCTGCTGCGCAAGCGGCTGGGGCACACCTGA
- a CDS encoding antitoxin MazE family protein has protein sequence MGTRDRVASHRDRMRKAGYRLVQTWVPDVRTPGFVDEARRQAILVAEADRRGEDQDFIEAISAPWDE, from the coding sequence ATGGGGACAAGAGACCGCGTGGCAAGTCATCGCGACAGGATGAGGAAGGCGGGGTATCGCCTGGTGCAGACCTGGGTCCCCGATGTGCGAACACCGGGTTTTGTCGATGAAGCGCGGAGGCAGGCGATCCTTGTCGCCGAGGCCGATCGTCGAGGTGAAGACCAGGACTTCATCGAAGCCATTTCTGCGCCGTGGGACGAATGA
- a CDS encoding DUF6328 family protein, whose product MSDDARSGSLNRPGESDAQRYDRNWEDILQELRVTQTGNQILTGFLLALAFQQRFHELEPVGITIYLVLVGLACTATLLALAPVSLHRWLFQHHAKKDAVLIGNRILRVNLIAVALLIIGVALFLFYFVLSLTAGVIAAVVVALVIIGLWVLLPIDMLRRERRGRSA is encoded by the coding sequence ATGAGCGACGACGCACGATCCGGCAGCCTGAACCGCCCCGGCGAGTCGGATGCTCAGCGCTACGACCGCAACTGGGAGGACATCCTGCAGGAGCTGCGCGTCACGCAGACCGGCAACCAGATCCTCACGGGCTTCCTGCTCGCGCTCGCCTTCCAGCAGCGCTTCCACGAGCTCGAGCCGGTCGGCATCACGATCTATCTCGTGCTCGTGGGCCTCGCCTGCACGGCGACGCTGCTCGCGCTCGCGCCCGTCTCACTGCACCGGTGGCTGTTCCAGCACCACGCCAAGAAGGACGCCGTGCTGATCGGCAACCGGATCCTGCGCGTGAACCTCATCGCGGTCGCGCTGCTGATCATCGGCGTCGCGCTGTTCCTGTTCTACTTCGTGCTGTCCCTCACGGCGGGAGTCATCGCGGCCGTCGTGGTCGCGCTCGTGATCATCGGCCTCTGGGTGCTGCTGCCGATCGACATGCTGCGCCGCGAGCGTCGGGGTCGCAGCGCCTAA
- a CDS encoding D-alanyl-D-alanine carboxypeptidase family protein: MSSAVDLEPEPELGDSTAAVASTPKPRRGRRAAIATVSTASVVVLALLAYLGAALLHPLPTTAAVIPAEAITPITTAAVAPAWPTQGGAAVGLVGQAGLLGSSGSDASVPIASITKTITALVLLDKYPLKAGDPGPTITFGQGDVDILNQVWAEDGSWATVQAGEQLTLTQAMTVMMLKSANNYARSLAVWSYGSQDAFVDAANAWLAQHGFTHTHMTDPSGLDPGSVSNMTDLVGIGELAIANPALAAVVNTTSATMPAPVGEIQNTDPLIGKDGIEGVKTGFTDQAGHCLLFASKVTINGTPRTMVGVMVGQPTYDALWSGVPALLASYEKAFHQVDLTDAGRMVYATYSTPWGGSTRVVAASRPSVEIYSASSIAITVTADRLAAVAAKAKVGTVTFSYGGKAVVADLTTERAIEAPTTWWKLTHPQVLFGWQDSQLWRDLFDKRSLLGS; this comes from the coding sequence GTGAGCTCCGCCGTCGACCTTGAGCCAGAGCCCGAGCTGGGCGACTCGACGGCAGCCGTGGCGAGCACTCCGAAGCCTCGGCGAGGGCGCCGCGCCGCGATCGCGACGGTCAGCACGGCATCCGTCGTCGTACTCGCCCTGCTCGCCTATCTGGGCGCAGCACTGCTGCACCCACTGCCCACCACAGCGGCCGTGATCCCCGCCGAGGCGATCACGCCGATCACAACCGCCGCCGTCGCGCCGGCATGGCCGACGCAGGGCGGCGCCGCGGTCGGACTCGTCGGGCAGGCCGGCCTGCTCGGCTCGAGCGGCAGCGACGCGAGCGTGCCGATCGCGAGCATCACGAAGACGATCACGGCGCTCGTGCTCCTCGACAAGTACCCGCTGAAGGCCGGCGACCCGGGCCCGACCATCACGTTCGGCCAGGGCGATGTCGACATCCTGAACCAGGTATGGGCCGAAGACGGCTCGTGGGCGACCGTGCAGGCGGGGGAGCAGCTCACGCTCACCCAGGCCATGACCGTGATGATGCTGAAGAGCGCGAACAACTACGCGCGGTCTCTCGCGGTGTGGTCATACGGTTCGCAAGACGCCTTCGTCGACGCCGCCAACGCGTGGCTCGCCCAGCACGGCTTCACGCACACGCACATGACCGACCCGTCGGGCCTCGACCCCGGCAGCGTGAGCAACATGACCGACCTCGTCGGCATCGGCGAGCTCGCGATCGCGAACCCCGCGCTCGCCGCTGTCGTCAACACGACGAGCGCGACGATGCCCGCGCCGGTCGGCGAGATCCAGAACACCGACCCGCTCATCGGCAAGGACGGCATCGAGGGCGTCAAGACCGGATTCACCGACCAGGCCGGCCACTGCCTGCTGTTCGCGTCGAAGGTGACGATCAATGGCACTCCGCGCACGATGGTCGGCGTCATGGTCGGCCAGCCGACCTACGACGCGCTGTGGTCGGGCGTGCCCGCGCTGCTCGCGAGCTACGAGAAGGCCTTCCACCAGGTGGATCTGACGGATGCCGGGCGCATGGTCTACGCGACGTACAGCACCCCGTGGGGCGGCTCGACCCGGGTTGTCGCGGCCAGCCGCCCGAGCGTCGAGATCTACTCGGCCAGCTCGATCGCGATCACGGTCACCGCAGACAGACTCGCCGCCGTCGCCGCGAAGGCCAAGGTCGGCACCGTCACCTTCAGCTACGGCGGCAAGGCCGTCGTCGCCGACCTCACCACCGAGCGCGCGATCGAGGCGCCGACCACGTGGTGGAAGCTCACCCACCCCCAGGTGCTCTTCGGCTGGCAGGACTCGCAGCTCTGGCGCGACCTGTTCGACAAGCGCAGCCTGCTCGGCTCCTAG
- a CDS encoding type II toxin-antitoxin system PemK/MazF family toxin, which translates to MRRGELWTVSGDVYASKPRPALILQDDRFDATESVTVAPLTTTAVDAPLLRYRLDPAGGNGLDATSFIMVDKLTTVRRNNIGKQFGSLTGSQLIEVERLVIVFLGLAG; encoded by the coding sequence ATGAGGCGCGGCGAGCTCTGGACCGTTTCCGGTGACGTCTACGCATCGAAACCGCGCCCGGCGCTGATCCTTCAAGACGACCGCTTCGACGCAACCGAGTCGGTCACGGTTGCTCCTCTCACCACAACGGCGGTTGACGCACCCCTTCTCCGTTACCGACTTGACCCGGCGGGCGGGAACGGGCTCGACGCGACCAGCTTCATCATGGTCGACAAGCTCACCACGGTGCGCAGGAACAACATCGGCAAGCAGTTCGGCTCGCTCACCGGCAGCCAATTGATCGAGGTGGAGAGATTGGTGATCGTCTTCCTGGGGTTAGCAGGATGA
- a CDS encoding SGNH/GDSL hydrolase family protein — translation MPELSTFTRYVALGDSFTEGLGDPYPDAADGFRGWADRVAEVLAAKTSDFAYANLAVRGKLVRQILADQVDAAVALRPDLITISAGGNDVIRPGTDPDEIAAIFEQAIARLATTGATIVVFTGVDVGWSGTFKAIRGKVAIYNEDVRKIAAKYGCLVADQWSLTEIQDMRMWSIDRLHMSPLGHQAVARLVLRTLGVPNDLPVLTPAPVPPRSWREARVQDLQWAREYAWPWVVRRLKHVSSGDGLPPKRPDLAPLAPLTAPESVDDPS, via the coding sequence ATGCCCGAACTATCTACTTTCACGCGGTACGTAGCGCTCGGCGACAGCTTCACCGAGGGCCTCGGCGACCCCTACCCCGATGCCGCCGACGGATTCCGCGGCTGGGCCGACCGCGTCGCCGAGGTGCTGGCGGCGAAGACCTCCGATTTCGCCTACGCCAATCTCGCCGTGCGCGGGAAGCTGGTGCGTCAGATCCTCGCTGACCAGGTCGACGCCGCAGTCGCCCTGCGGCCCGACCTGATCACCATCTCGGCGGGCGGCAACGACGTCATCCGCCCCGGCACCGACCCCGACGAGATCGCCGCCATCTTCGAGCAGGCGATCGCGCGGCTCGCGACGACCGGCGCCACGATCGTCGTGTTCACGGGTGTCGACGTCGGGTGGTCCGGAACCTTCAAGGCGATCCGTGGCAAGGTCGCGATCTACAACGAAGACGTGCGCAAGATCGCGGCGAAGTACGGATGCCTGGTTGCGGACCAGTGGTCGCTGACCGAGATCCAGGACATGCGCATGTGGTCGATCGACCGCCTGCACATGTCGCCGCTCGGCCACCAGGCGGTCGCGCGCCTCGTGCTGCGCACTCTGGGCGTTCCCAACGATCTGCCCGTGCTGACGCCCGCGCCGGTCCCCCCGCGCAGCTGGCGCGAGGCGCGCGTGCAGGACCTGCAGTGGGCGCGCGAGTACGCGTGGCCCTGGGTCGTCCGCCGTCTCAAGCACGTCTCGAGCGGCGACGGCCTGCCGCCGAAGCGGCCGGACCTCGCGCCCCTCGCGCCGCTGACCGCACCTGAGTCGGTCGACGACCCGAGCTAG